The proteins below come from a single Drosophila miranda strain MSH22 chromosome Y unlocalized genomic scaffold, D.miranda_PacBio2.1 Contig_Y1_pilon, whole genome shotgun sequence genomic window:
- the LOC117191569 gene encoding uncharacterized protein LOC117191569 produces the protein MSQLKDHLNLARLYLQERYLLWRLRYLLGPDFSAEEFLEGTCQATLAMLEAVRRIDWKRIRSFCTEEFSLTMYGIAQRESVYANLLGPKGLELSKPVHLKTKECDDGKSFLHVDLEIVLLRCLAPKPDELVETGLQVPDHQKIPVASYKIALRRELSGPDGTDPEDEDWFFSSFQMQYMSLLGFCPKSGT, from the coding sequence ATGAGCCAGCTCAAGGACCACCTGAACCTGGCTCGGCTATATCTCCAGGAGCGCTACCTCCTGTGGAGGCTGCGCTACCTCCTCGGGCCGGACTTCAGCGCAGAGGAATTCCTGGAGGGAACGTGTCAGGCAACCCTTGCGATGCTGGAGGCAGTGCGTCGCATAGACTGGAAGCGCATTCGAAGCTTCTGCACGGAGGAATTCTCCCTGACCATGTACGGAATCGCCCAGAGGGAAAGTGTGTACGCCAACCTGTTGGGACCAAAGGGTTTGGAGCTATCGAAACCCGTACATTTGAAGACGAAAGAATGCGACGATGGCAAAAGCTTCTTGCACGTGGACCTGGAGATTGTGTTGCTGCGCTGTTTGGCGCCTAAGCCCGATGAGCTGGTGGAGACTGGGCTCCAAGTGCCTGACCACCAAAAGATTCCCGTAGCCTCTTATAAGATCGCATTGCGCAGGGAGCTGTCCGGTCCAGACGGCACTGATCCTGAAGACGAGGATTGGTTCTTTAGTTCCTTCCAAATGCAATACATGTCTTTGCTGGGCTTCTGCCCCAAAAGTGGCACATGA
- the LOC117190025 gene encoding uncharacterized protein LOC117190025: MPADFLSLLNSRDSSLISSNNPIINDLVKPMSLELSTAVQLIVKTRRQRMQELFDQEYEWEQEELSRLGLSRINDTYNCCTPDGLRKVKL; the protein is encoded by the exons ATGCCTGCTGATTT TCTTTCGCTGCTCAACAGCCGCGACTCTTCGCTAATCTCCTCGAACAATCCCATCATCAATGATCTGGTAAAGCCCATGAGCCTGGAGCTGAGCACCGCCGTGCAGTTGATCGTCAAGACGCGACGCCAGCGAATGCAGGAGCTGTTCGACCAGGAGTACGAGTGGGAGCAAGAGGAACTGTCTCGCCTGGGACTGAGTCGTATCAATGACACTTACAACTGCTGCACTCCCGATGGATTGCGCAAGGTTAAGCTATAG